A genomic segment from Williamwhitmania taraxaci encodes:
- a CDS encoding glycosyltransferase: MKFAFIATYPPRECGIGTFTNNLFKSILNNDNSRKKGNEGFIVALSDHDLSYNYPDEVKLVIRQDNQIDYLEAVEYINLSGADVCILQHEFGIFGGQDGKYILPLLHKLKIPLIVTLHTILKTPSFSQKSIMQEICTMADRVVVMSHKAIEFLEEIYNVPKEKISLFEHGVPDIQFSPEKCRKEFKLEKRKVLLTFGFVGRNKGLETVIKALPEIVEKYPEVLYIILGKTHPNVLRESGEEYRIYLMRLAKSLQVEKNVVFLNKFLDEQDLFKYLYACDIYITPYLNEAQITSGTLSYAVGIGAGVVSTPYWHAAELLADERGKLFDFGDHKSLSTLLIELFDKPHELSAMKQNAYEYGLGITWPKTGEKYLEAAEQIVKDEPKVVEQAAGELDLLVLPPFSLDHINRMTDDTGIIQHAEFGIPNLKEGYCMDDNARALLMVVMHYRQMKNQRALELSTIYLSYIHYMQNSDGTFRNFLSFSRNFLDEVGSEDSFGRTIWALGFLLGNAPNNAFYQAGKQIFFNATPNFEKLKSIRSIANTIIGICYYLKSAPSDENMIEKLRHLVNILVRHYNENRTPDWQWFEQVIAYDNGFLPLALLHAAEILNDEKVKKAAIESMNFLTKVTLKDNNLSIVGNENWYHKDGERSIFSQQPVDAMAMVLMYHQAFRLTSEKEYLSKMYACFLWFIGENDLKVNLYDFETKGCCDGFDINGVNRNQGAESTLAYLISYLAVLQAHDEFGKAN, encoded by the coding sequence ATGAAATTTGCTTTTATAGCCACTTATCCTCCGCGAGAATGCGGTATTGGTACCTTCACCAACAACCTGTTTAAGTCGATATTGAACAATGATAACAGCAGAAAAAAAGGGAATGAAGGGTTCATTGTTGCCTTAAGCGACCACGATCTCTCATACAATTATCCCGACGAGGTGAAACTAGTCATCAGGCAGGATAATCAAATAGACTATCTGGAGGCCGTAGAATACATAAATTTGAGTGGTGCGGATGTTTGCATCCTTCAGCATGAATTCGGAATTTTTGGTGGACAGGACGGAAAATATATACTGCCCTTATTACATAAGCTAAAAATACCGCTCATCGTCACCTTGCACACCATACTAAAAACTCCCTCTTTTAGCCAAAAGAGCATTATGCAGGAAATCTGCACAATGGCTGACAGAGTAGTGGTTATGAGCCATAAGGCTATCGAGTTTCTGGAGGAGATTTACAATGTGCCCAAGGAAAAAATCTCCCTATTCGAGCATGGCGTACCTGATATTCAGTTTAGTCCAGAGAAATGCCGAAAGGAGTTCAAACTCGAAAAAAGGAAGGTGTTGCTCACCTTTGGTTTTGTTGGCCGCAACAAAGGACTAGAAACAGTCATCAAAGCATTGCCCGAAATTGTTGAAAAATATCCTGAAGTGCTCTATATTATATTGGGCAAAACTCATCCCAATGTTTTGCGCGAATCAGGCGAAGAATACCGCATCTACTTGATGCGACTGGCAAAAAGCCTGCAGGTGGAAAAGAATGTGGTATTCCTTAACAAATTTCTGGATGAACAAGATTTGTTTAAATATCTCTATGCGTGCGATATTTATATTACGCCATATTTGAATGAAGCTCAGATAACCAGTGGCACCCTCTCCTATGCAGTAGGAATTGGTGCTGGCGTTGTTTCTACTCCATATTGGCATGCTGCCGAATTGTTGGCCGATGAAAGAGGAAAGTTGTTCGATTTTGGCGATCACAAGAGTCTATCTACTTTACTGATAGAGCTATTTGATAAGCCTCATGAGTTAAGTGCGATGAAGCAAAATGCCTACGAATATGGATTAGGCATCACTTGGCCAAAAACTGGAGAGAAATACCTAGAGGCTGCTGAGCAAATCGTAAAAGATGAGCCTAAAGTGGTTGAACAAGCAGCAGGAGAACTCGATCTTTTGGTTCTACCTCCCTTCTCGCTCGACCATATCAATCGGATGACGGATGATACTGGCATCATACAACATGCTGAATTTGGTATTCCTAACTTGAAGGAAGGGTATTGCATGGATGATAATGCTCGGGCTTTGCTGATGGTGGTTATGCACTACCGGCAAATGAAAAATCAAAGAGCGCTCGAATTGTCTACCATCTATTTGAGTTACATTCATTACATGCAAAACTCCGATGGTACTTTCCGGAACTTTCTAAGCTTCAGCCGAAACTTTTTGGATGAGGTTGGTTCCGAAGATTCTTTTGGCCGTACCATTTGGGCACTTGGGTTTCTGTTGGGTAATGCACCTAATAACGCCTTTTACCAAGCAGGGAAGCAGATATTCTTTAATGCCACGCCCAATTTCGAAAAGTTAAAGTCCATCAGAAGTATCGCCAACACTATCATTGGTATTTGTTACTATTTGAAAAGCGCCCCTTCTGATGAAAATATGATAGAGAAGTTGCGGCATCTTGTCAATATACTGGTAAGGCATTATAATGAAAACAGGACGCCCGACTGGCAATGGTTTGAGCAAGTAATTGCTTATGATAATGGGTTTTTACCGTTGGCGCTTTTACATGCAGCAGAGATATTGAATGATGAAAAAGTAAAAAAAGCGGCTATCGAATCGATGAATTTTCTTACAAAAGTAACGTTGAAGGACAATAATTTATCAATTGTTGGGAATGAAAATTGGTACCATAAAGATGGCGAACGGTCTATCTTCTCACAGCAACCGGTTGATGCTATGGCAATGGTTCTAATGTATCATCAGGCGTTTCGTTTAACTTCAGAAAAAGAGTATCTCAGCAAAATGTATGCTTGCTTCTTATGGTTTATAGGCGAAAATGATTTGAAAGTGAACCTCTACGACTTTGAAACCAAAGGCTGCTGCGATGGCTTTGACATAAACGGTGTTAACCGTAATCAGGGAGCCGAAAGCACGCTGGCCTATTTGATTTCTTATCTGGCTGTTTTACAGGCTCACGATGAATTCGGTAAGGCTAATTAA
- a CDS encoding OmpA family protein, giving the protein MRILFIGFIAFACWSAFSTYVYVCKVKGLCNEQQTTIVVAESHHDTKVSPPDTVKQALIPQDLVVHFAFDNSAFEANQEASQYFDESNAYMNQDSMAKLSITGYTDAIGTDKYNQALGYRRAQSMQQYFESKGISANRISIESKGEKEPITDNSTILGRADNRRSVVTLKK; this is encoded by the coding sequence ATGAGAATTCTATTCATTGGATTTATTGCATTTGCTTGCTGGTCCGCTTTCTCAACGTATGTATATGTGTGCAAAGTAAAGGGTCTTTGCAATGAGCAGCAAACAACCATCGTGGTGGCAGAGAGCCATCACGATACCAAGGTATCTCCCCCAGATACTGTAAAGCAAGCATTAATACCCCAGGACCTGGTAGTCCACTTTGCTTTTGATAATTCAGCCTTCGAGGCAAACCAAGAAGCGAGCCAATACTTCGACGAATCAAATGCCTATATGAATCAAGATTCAATGGCAAAACTTAGCATAACAGGCTATACCGATGCTATTGGAACCGATAAGTATAACCAGGCGTTGGGTTATCGAAGAGCCCAATCCATGCAACAATATTTCGAAAGCAAGGGAATTTCGGCCAACAGAATTAGCATTGAATCGAAGGGAGAAAAGGAACCAATTACCGATAATAGCACCATTTTGGGTAGAGCCGATAACCGGAGATCTGTCGTAACCCTTAAAAAATAA
- a CDS encoding cupin domain-containing protein: MNVKEQLIGVKDYFTPRIITEVNDQYVKIAKIKGQEVPWHNHDNEDELFYIIEGELLMEIDNEAGITMKAGDLFVVPKGVNHRVSSIDECSIMLIETKTTKHTGEVESSITKSIQDQSY; the protein is encoded by the coding sequence ATGAATGTAAAAGAGCAATTAATAGGAGTTAAAGATTACTTCACCCCAAGAATAATTACTGAAGTTAATGACCAGTATGTGAAAATTGCCAAAATAAAAGGTCAGGAAGTTCCTTGGCACAATCATGACAATGAAGATGAACTTTTTTACATAATTGAAGGTGAACTTCTAATGGAAATCGACAATGAAGCCGGAATAACTATGAAAGCGGGAGATCTGTTTGTAGTTCCAAAAGGAGTTAATCATAGAGTTTCTTCAATAGACGAATGCTCAATTATGTTAATAGAAACCAAAACAACAAAACATACGGGAGAGGTTGAGTCTTCCATAACCAAATCAATTCAAGATCAGTCCTATTAA
- the hisC gene encoding histidinol-phosphate transaminase, translating into MVDIEKLVRPNILALKPYSSARDEYAGGAGIFLDANENPFGELNRYPDPHQRDLKHKLATLKAVNDNNIFVGNGSDEVIDLAFRIFCIPGVDKALTFAPTYGMYEVSSAINNIELLTIPLTTDFQIDVEKVKLYFADSSIKLLFICSPNNPTGNLMNKRDVEYILKNFNGIVIIDEAYIDFAKEASLISLIDQYNNLIVSQTFSKAWGLAAARVGLAYANSEVISLFNKVKSPYNVSKINQQAAIDALTKFEVYSERLTLILKEKERLIAQLQELVIVKKIYPSDANFLLLEVEHADSLYTALVAQHIITRNRSKQVENCIRISIGTPHENDELVKALKDI; encoded by the coding sequence ATGGTTGATATCGAAAAATTGGTGCGTCCAAACATTCTAGCGTTGAAACCCTACTCCAGCGCTAGAGATGAGTATGCAGGTGGTGCGGGTATTTTCCTCGATGCCAATGAAAACCCTTTTGGAGAGCTGAACCGCTATCCAGATCCTCACCAGCGAGACCTTAAACACAAGTTAGCCACGCTGAAGGCCGTAAACGATAACAATATTTTTGTTGGTAACGGCAGCGACGAGGTGATTGATTTAGCCTTTCGAATATTCTGTATCCCGGGGGTGGATAAGGCGCTAACCTTCGCCCCCACTTACGGCATGTATGAGGTCTCGTCCGCCATCAATAACATTGAGCTGTTGACGATTCCGCTTACCACAGACTTTCAAATTGATGTGGAAAAGGTAAAGCTCTACTTTGCCGACAGTAGTATTAAGTTACTGTTCATTTGTTCGCCCAATAACCCAACAGGCAATTTAATGAACAAACGTGATGTTGAGTATATCCTCAAAAATTTCAATGGAATAGTTATCATCGATGAGGCTTACATCGACTTTGCCAAAGAAGCATCGCTAATAAGTTTAATAGATCAATACAACAACCTGATCGTTAGTCAGACATTCAGTAAAGCGTGGGGATTGGCAGCAGCTAGGGTTGGGTTGGCTTATGCCAACAGTGAGGTAATATCGCTCTTCAACAAAGTAAAATCGCCTTACAATGTGAGTAAAATTAACCAACAAGCGGCCATTGATGCGCTCACAAAATTTGAAGTGTATTCCGAAAGGTTAACTCTTATTTTAAAGGAAAAAGAACGATTAATCGCTCAACTTCAAGAATTAGTAATAGTAAAGAAAATCTATCCCTCTGATGCCAACTTTTTACTGCTGGAAGTAGAGCATGCCGATAGTTTATACACGGCTTTAGTCGCACAACATATTATTACCCGAAATAGAAGCAAACAGGTCGAAAACTGTATTCGAATTTCGATTGGAACACCACACGAAAACGATGAATTAGTAAAAGCGCTAAAGGATATATAA
- a CDS encoding lipocalin family protein yields the protein MKKISGLSIVAFGILSVFLFAFCAKENTEDNMSVKNWNLESKTIAGVNAGIDCDQNAKWIFKSDGSYVISDNCDNTESGTWKLAEEGKILTLDEVTSYNVIESSVGKLVIEMEVGEIGLIRWSFD from the coding sequence ATGAAAAAGATCAGCGGTTTGTCAATTGTCGCTTTTGGGATACTATCTGTATTTCTATTTGCATTTTGTGCAAAAGAAAATACTGAGGATAATATGAGTGTAAAAAATTGGAATTTAGAATCAAAGACTATTGCCGGCGTAAATGCTGGAATAGACTGCGACCAAAATGCAAAATGGATTTTTAAATCCGATGGATCATATGTTATCTCCGATAACTGTGATAATACAGAATCAGGGACATGGAAATTGGCGGAGGAAGGGAAAATATTAACATTAGATGAAGTTACTTCTTACAACGTAATAGAGAGTAGTGTAGGTAAACTTGTAATTGAAATGGAAGTGGGCGAAATTGGATTAATCCGATGGTCATTTGATTAA
- the hisG gene encoding ATP phosphoribosyltransferase, protein MSKLKIAVQKSGRLYDDSLKLLKDCGIDINNGKDQLKVSVENFPLEILYLRNSDIPQYIEDGTVDVAIVGDNLLIEKQKQVAVVAKLGFSKCRVSLAVPKEVTEDSISYFNGKRIATSYPVTLQAYLDKNNITAEIHTISGSVEIAPNIGLADGICDIVSSGSTLFKNGLRETQVILKSEAVLAKSLQLTPEKEEILEKLLFRIKAVLRAKNSKYILLNVPNEKIEAVSKILPVLKSPTILPLALEGWSSLHSVIDEKKFWEVIDELKRAGAEDILIVPIDKMVI, encoded by the coding sequence ATGAGTAAACTGAAAATTGCAGTTCAAAAAAGTGGCAGACTTTACGACGATTCGTTAAAACTCCTAAAAGATTGTGGAATCGACATCAACAATGGTAAAGACCAGCTAAAGGTATCTGTCGAAAATTTCCCCTTGGAAATACTCTACCTACGCAATTCGGATATTCCACAATACATAGAGGATGGAACGGTTGATGTAGCCATTGTTGGAGATAACTTATTGATCGAAAAACAGAAGCAAGTAGCGGTAGTTGCAAAATTGGGCTTCTCGAAATGTCGCGTTTCCTTAGCCGTTCCTAAAGAGGTAACAGAGGATTCCATCAGCTATTTCAACGGAAAAAGGATTGCTACATCCTACCCCGTTACGCTTCAAGCCTACTTAGATAAAAACAACATTACAGCAGAAATACACACCATCTCGGGTTCGGTGGAGATAGCACCCAACATTGGTCTGGCCGATGGTATTTGTGACATTGTAAGTTCTGGAAGCACTTTATTCAAAAACGGGTTAAGAGAAACACAGGTAATACTAAAATCGGAAGCAGTTCTGGCAAAATCATTACAGCTTACACCCGAGAAAGAGGAGATTTTAGAGAAGTTATTGTTTCGAATTAAGGCAGTATTAAGAGCTAAAAACAGTAAATACATTCTGCTGAATGTGCCTAATGAGAAAATTGAGGCGGTATCAAAAATTCTACCCGTTTTAAAAAGCCCCACTATACTACCGCTAGCGCTAGAAGGTTGGAGTTCATTACACTCTGTTATCGACGAAAAGAAATTCTGGGAAGTAATTGATGAGCTGAAGCGAGCCGGAGCCGAAGATATTCTAATTGTACCCATCGATAAAATGGTGATATAA
- a CDS encoding glycoside hydrolase family 130 protein encodes MTEIEAHSLLRPVLRDYSLRHRNISAIFERHFNRNAPLFDQLKIDPNSLDYNRRMLIGSYFTMEYSVDSAALFNPSIMEHPDQSEISKDEKRVIISLRATGEGHISSIVFRTGILDKHSSLTIEPIGKMLEEAQNITRHVYDKKSFTSKLEEMDFHSIVPPEVILDKLSDSFTYEDLKRVVEEVRSSLHLAADKELLISQIVWLASSHYELQFSIDTYISERVIFPVSMNERNGIEDARFVKFTDDNGETTYYATYTAYNGSTILPKLLYTTDFYYFKSLPVHGEIAQNKGMALFPRKINGKYAMLCRLDGFNNYIAFSDNINIWREAKLIQQPKFPWELVQIGNCGSPIETDEGWLVLTHGVGPMREYAIGASLFDLQNPEIEIGRLSQPLLSPNSDEREGYVPNVVYSCGSMVHNENLILPYAKSDYSSTYASINLKELLNELKNSGKA; translated from the coding sequence ATGACAGAAATCGAAGCACATTCTCTCTTAAGACCTGTCTTAAGAGATTATTCACTTCGGCATCGGAATATCAGTGCAATCTTTGAAAGGCATTTTAACAGAAACGCTCCTTTGTTTGACCAGCTAAAAATTGATCCTAATTCGCTCGATTATAACCGGAGAATGCTAATTGGTTCTTACTTTACCATGGAGTATTCCGTTGATTCCGCAGCCCTATTTAATCCTTCCATAATGGAACACCCCGATCAGTCGGAGATAAGCAAGGATGAAAAAAGGGTAATTATAAGTTTGAGGGCTACCGGAGAGGGACATATTTCGTCCATCGTATTTCGAACGGGAATTTTGGATAAACACAGCAGTCTTACCATCGAACCCATTGGAAAGATGCTGGAGGAGGCCCAGAATATCACACGGCATGTCTACGATAAAAAGTCGTTTACTAGCAAGTTGGAAGAAATGGACTTTCATTCAATTGTTCCTCCCGAAGTGATTCTCGATAAACTAAGCGATAGTTTTACTTATGAAGACCTAAAGAGAGTCGTTGAAGAAGTAAGAAGTAGTCTTCATCTTGCTGCGGATAAAGAATTGTTGATCAGCCAAATAGTTTGGTTAGCATCCTCTCATTACGAACTTCAATTTTCAATAGATACATACATATCGGAAAGGGTAATTTTTCCAGTTTCGATGAATGAAAGAAATGGTATTGAAGATGCCCGCTTCGTCAAGTTTACCGATGATAATGGGGAAACAACATACTACGCCACATACACTGCATATAATGGCAGTACAATACTGCCAAAGTTACTCTACACAACAGATTTTTATTATTTCAAAAGTTTACCAGTCCATGGTGAAATTGCTCAGAATAAGGGGATGGCGCTGTTTCCTAGAAAAATAAATGGCAAATATGCAATGCTTTGCCGGTTAGATGGGTTCAATAATTATATTGCTTTTTCGGATAACATAAACATTTGGCGTGAAGCAAAACTAATACAGCAGCCTAAATTCCCTTGGGAATTGGTACAGATTGGAAACTGTGGTTCGCCCATAGAAACAGACGAAGGATGGCTGGTGCTCACCCACGGCGTTGGCCCCATGCGCGAATACGCTATAGGGGCATCATTATTCGATCTCCAAAATCCTGAAATTGAAATAGGCCGGTTAAGCCAACCGTTATTGTCTCCCAATTCAGATGAGAGAGAAGGCTATGTGCCTAATGTTGTATATTCCTGCGGATCGATGGTCCATAATGAGAACCTAATCTTACCTTATGCCAAGTCCGATTATTCATCCACTTACGCCTCGATCAATTTAAAGGAACTGTTGAATGAATTAAAAAACTCAGGTAAGGCTTAA
- a CDS encoding CsbD family protein, which yields MKDANVGFWNERKEKLKLEYPNITDDDLRFSEGKEKVMVELLGYKLGKSEEEVRVIINDLK from the coding sequence ATGAAAGATGCCAATGTTGGATTTTGGAATGAGCGAAAGGAGAAACTCAAGCTGGAATATCCAAATATCACCGACGACGATTTACGCTTTAGCGAAGGTAAGGAAAAAGTAATGGTGGAATTGCTTGGCTATAAACTTGGTAAATCAGAGGAAGAGGTCAGAGTAATAATAAACGACTTAAAATAG
- the hisD gene encoding histidinol dehydrogenase — MKAYYQPSREKWEELIKRPAINEAQLTHTVTSIINEVKQNGDKALKEYAAVFDGVQLNSLTVSDDEMQSAIEQVPQELKDAIRVAYTNISTFHKAQQRQEEVVETAPGVKCWRKSVAIEKVGLYIPGGSAPLFSTILMLGIPAQIAGCKEIVLCTPSNKKEEVNPAILYTANLVGISRIYKVGGAQAVAAMAFGTETIPRVYKIFGPGNQYVTKAKELVQQAGVAIDMPAGPSEVLIIADDTCNPGFVAADLLSQAEHGADSQVILLSDSESVVKQCLLNVEKQLALLPRQAIALNALSNSKAIVMKSIEECIEFSNRYAPEHLIIASERANRVVDSVYNAGSVFLGNYSCESAGDYASGTNHTLPTNGFAKAYSGVSLDSFVKKITYQELSKEGIKNIGKAIEIMAEAEELMAHKNAVTLRLKEINNG, encoded by the coding sequence ATGAAGGCATATTACCAACCCAGCAGAGAAAAATGGGAAGAGCTAATAAAGCGCCCAGCCATTAATGAAGCGCAATTAACCCACACGGTGACCTCTATTATTAATGAGGTTAAGCAAAATGGTGACAAAGCACTCAAGGAATATGCTGCCGTTTTTGATGGTGTGCAGCTGAATAGCCTAACCGTTTCGGATGATGAAATGCAAAGCGCTATTGAGCAAGTACCGCAAGAGCTGAAAGATGCCATTCGGGTTGCTTATACCAACATTAGCACTTTTCACAAAGCACAACAACGCCAGGAGGAGGTAGTGGAAACTGCTCCTGGCGTAAAGTGCTGGAGGAAATCGGTAGCCATCGAGAAAGTAGGGTTGTATATTCCAGGGGGAAGTGCTCCATTATTCTCGACCATTTTAATGCTGGGAATACCTGCTCAAATAGCCGGCTGCAAAGAAATAGTGTTGTGTACCCCTTCCAACAAAAAAGAGGAAGTAAACCCTGCCATACTGTATACCGCCAATCTGGTTGGCATTTCGAGAATTTACAAAGTAGGCGGTGCTCAAGCAGTAGCGGCAATGGCTTTTGGAACGGAGACTATTCCTCGGGTATACAAAATATTTGGGCCGGGGAATCAATACGTAACAAAAGCAAAGGAGCTTGTTCAACAAGCAGGAGTGGCTATTGATATGCCGGCCGGACCAAGCGAGGTGCTTATAATTGCGGATGACACGTGCAACCCAGGCTTTGTAGCCGCTGATTTGTTATCGCAAGCAGAGCATGGCGCCGATAGTCAAGTGATACTATTGAGCGATAGTGAAAGCGTTGTGAAGCAATGCTTGTTAAATGTCGAAAAGCAATTAGCACTGCTACCAAGACAAGCAATTGCGTTAAATGCGCTATCCAACAGTAAGGCTATCGTAATGAAAAGTATTGAGGAATGCATCGAATTTAGTAACCGCTATGCCCCGGAGCACTTAATTATTGCATCGGAGCGTGCAAATCGAGTTGTCGATAGCGTTTACAATGCAGGTTCGGTATTCTTAGGTAATTACAGCTGCGAGTCTGCCGGCGATTATGCCAGCGGCACCAATCACACGTTGCCCACAAACGGCTTTGCGAAAGCCTACAGCGGGGTGTCGCTCGACAGCTTTGTGAAGAAAATTACCTACCAAGAGTTGAGCAAAGAAGGCATTAAGAACATTGGGAAAGCCATCGAAATTATGGCCGAAGCCGAAGAGTTGATGGCACACAAAAATGCAGTTACACTAAGACTAAAGGAGATTAATAATGGTTGA